A genomic stretch from Oncorhynchus tshawytscha isolate Ot180627B linkage group LG07, Otsh_v2.0, whole genome shotgun sequence includes:
- the LOC112253736 gene encoding SLIT and NTRK-like protein 6 — MPRILTSPHGSTSLTQASFGLATVFLTLHNGYNGQKMLPRILFLCSFFAAACFQDIHPSKVFLSESCDSLCTCEEKDGILYLNCEERNISKISQIKVPSALPFHLNLYKNDLVELNAEDLEGLKNAVSLHLGANSIQELEPGVFSALGSLKKLHINSNFLVTLKEDTFHGLVNLEFLQADTNFIRVVEPGAFSKLIRLKVLILNDNAIEFLPSNIFRFVPLTHLDLRGNQLQTLPYVGFLEHIGRIMELLLEDNDWMCDCEILHLKIWMENMRAQSAIGEVVCSSPHHLRGTILAKIKRDVLCPSHADINLEEPSKSLDMVVTPSSKVAEIPKLEDVVKIPTPSYVPGSPCVEHCSCHNHPVAGFLMHCQDRGIQRISDIGILEQSPTKLVLTGNMIQRLLKYDFVTYDSLELLNLANNRIDYIDNETFLSLSNLRKLYLNGNRIETLSATMFIGLHNLEYLYLEYNIIKEIVPGAFNPLPNLKLLSLNNNLLTSLPLQIFRNVPLTKLNLRKNLLMHLPVSNVLDQLDSLEQIYLEDNPWDCSCDLISLKQWVEKLRKDTVVGSILCHTPRKVEKAELRALRNELLCRGLVTYSLPTDEDETTTVATDGSRSGFFSSITDSVPLSVLILSLLVIFLMVIFCSAGIVAFLVHRRRRRVKKKQAEEQPRESSSPIHLQYSMYGQKTTHHTLGQRTGSTVYDERSHSPIVQICRNPTYCTQHKEYESDLNELDEPKHICRSIMETENTSPLTGSNLKFRAVTSDCPTEFVTLGDASSLYKNILERERVRELQQLGITEYLRKNMAQLQPTVEMQVPGHHEELKLMETIMLSRPRKVMVEQTKNEYFELKANLHTEPDYLEVLEHQTAFN; from the exons ATGCCTCGCATCCTTACGTCTCCACATGGATCAACCTCTCTAACCCAAGCATCATTTGGATTAGCCACAGTCTTTCTCACTCTGCACAACGG ATACAACGGACAGAAAATGCTACCCCGCATCCTTTTCCTTTGCTCATTTTTCGCTGCTGCTTGTTTCCAAGACATCCACCCCTCCAAGGTATTTCTGAGTGAATCCTGTGACTCATTGTGTACTTGTGAAGAAAAAGATGGCATCCTGTATCTTAACTGTGAGGAGAGAAATATCAGCAAGATCTCCCAAATCAAAGTGCCGTCAGCTCTACCTTTCCACCTCAATCTGTACAAAAACGACTTGGTGGAGTTGAATGCAGAAGACTTGGAAGGTTTAAAGAATGCCGTTTCACTTCATCTCGGGGCTAATAGCATACAAGAGCTTGAACCTGGCGTCTTTAGTGCACTGGGCTCCTTGAAGAAGCTCCACATCAACAGTAATTTCCTGGTCACATTGAAGGAAGACACTTTTCACGGCTTGGTAAATTTGGAGTTTCTCCAGGCGGACACAAACTTCATCCGAGTGGTCGAGCCGGGGGCATTCAGCAAACTCATCCGCCTCAAAGTTCTGATCCTCAACGACAACGCCATCGAGTTTCTTCCCAGCAATATTTTCCGGTTTGTTCCGCTCACCCACTTGGACCTGCGGGGGAACCAGTTACAGACCCTGCCTTACGTTGGCTTCCTGGAGCACATTGGGCGGATCATGGAGCTTCTTCTGGAGGACAACGACTGGATGTGCGATTGTGAGATCCTTCACCTGAAGATCTGGATGGAGAACATGCGGGCCCAGTCGGCCATTGGGGAGGTGGTCTGCAGCAGCCCCCACCACCTCAGGGGCACCATCCTGGCCAAAATCAAACGGGATGTTCTCTGCCCCTCTCACGCTGATATCAACTTAGAGGAGCCTTCCAAGTCACTGGACATGGTGGTCACTCCGTCTTCCAAAGTGGCAGAGATTCCGAAGTTAGAGGATGTCGTAAAGATTCCGACACCCTCTTATGTTCCAGGGAGTCCTTGTGTGGAGCACTGTTCTTGTCACAATCACCCTGTGGCTGGGTTTTTAATGCATTGTCAGGATAGAGGGATTCAACGGATTTCAGATATTGGAATACTTGAGCAAAGCCCTACCAAGCTGGTGCTTACAGGAAATATGATTCAGAGACTGTTGAAATATGACTTTGTCACATATGACAGTTTAGAGTTATTGAATTTAGCCAACAATCGAATTGATTACATTGACAATGAAACTTTTCTCAGCTTAAGCAATTTGAGAAAACTTTATCTCAACGGCAACAGAATTGAAACCCTTTCCGCGACCATGTTCATTGGACTCCACAACCTTGAATACCTATATTTGGAATATAACATTATCAAAGAAATTGTTCCAGGAGCTTTTAATCCTTTGCCAAATCTCAAACTCTTGTCTTTGAATAACAATctgctgactagtctcccattgcAGATATTTCGCAACGTGCCCCTCACCAAACTGAACCTGAGAAAAAATCTGCTCATGCACCTGCCTGTAAGCAACGTGCTGGACCAGCTTGACTCTTTAGAGCAGATTTATTTAGAGGACAACCCCTGGGACTGCAGCTGTGACTTAATCAGTCTCAAACAGTGGGTTGAGAAGCTGAGGAAGGACACAGTCGTAGGTTCCATTTTGTGTCACACACCGAGAAAAGTGGAGAAGGCTGAGCTGAGGGCCCTTAGAAACGAGTTGCTGTGCCGCGGCCTAGTGACCTACTCCTTGCCCACGGATGAGGACGAGACAACCACAGTGGCGACTGACGGCTCTAGGAGCGGTTTCTTCAGCTCAATCACGGACTCAGTTCCGCTCTCCGTTCTGATCCTTAGCTTGCTCGTCATCTTCCTCATGGTCATCTTCTGTTCAGCAGGGATTGTGGCATTCCTCGTGCACAGACGGCGAAGGAGGGTGAAGAAGAAACAGGCGGAGGAGCAGCCGCGGGAGAGCAGCAGCCCCATCCACCTGCAATACAGTATGTACGGCCAGAAAACCACCCACCACACACTGGGGCAGAGGACCGGAAGCACTGTGTACGACGAGCGCTCACACAGCCCCATCGTCCAGATCTGCCGCAACCCCACCTACTGCACTCAGCATAAAGAATATGAGTCCGACCTCAATGAACTGGACGAACCAAAGCACATCTGtcgtagcatcatggagacagagaaTACTTCCCCTCTTACAGGCTCTAATTTGAAGTTCAGAGCTGTGACGTCAGACTGCCCAACTGAGTTCGTAACACTCGGTGACGCGAGCTCCCTCTATAAAAACatactagagagggagagggttagggAGCTGCAGCAGCTCGGAATTACTGAATACCTCAGGAAAAACATGGCCCAGCTACAACCAACGGTAGAGATGCAGGTTCCAGGACACCACGAGGAACTGAAATTAATGGAGACTATTATGCTGTCGAGACCGAGGAAGGTCATGGTGGAACAAACGAAAAACGAGTACTTTGAACTCAAAGCTAACCTACACACCGAGCCAGATTATTTGGAGGTTCTGGAGCATCAAACTGCATTTAACTGA